One window of the Arthrobacter sp. D5-1 genome contains the following:
- a CDS encoding sulfite oxidase: MSKHHLKQSAAKAATPGQPTEGPLTHEELQLSGRNHSMPLEALHDDITPAGLHYLLIHFDIPHVPADSWRLRLGGAVDHNLELSLEDIKARPAVTMPVTMECAGNGRSLLEPRPLSQPWVLGAVGTAEWTGTPLAPLLEEAGLASDAVELVFTGADVGVQGGVEEPYARSLSIAEAMHPEVMLVYAMNGSPLPIQHGFPLRLLVPGWYGMASVKWLTSIEAVTSRFMGFQQAVAYHYLQGPDGPGLPVTHIRVRSLMVPPGIPDFFTRRRIVDSGPVMLHGRAWSGHGEVERVEVGIDGEWMPAHVDPPVGDFAWRSWSMVWVASPGEHVLRCRAMDTSGALQPTDQVWNYQGIGNNMAQRVEVTVR; the protein is encoded by the coding sequence ATGTCCAAGCACCATCTCAAGCAAAGTGCAGCGAAAGCCGCCACTCCAGGGCAGCCGACCGAAGGTCCGCTGACCCACGAAGAACTGCAACTCTCCGGCCGGAACCATTCCATGCCGTTGGAGGCCCTGCACGACGACATCACGCCGGCCGGGTTGCACTACCTGCTGATCCATTTCGACATCCCGCACGTTCCCGCTGACTCGTGGCGGTTAAGGCTGGGCGGGGCTGTGGATCACAACCTCGAACTGAGCCTTGAGGACATCAAGGCCAGGCCCGCCGTCACCATGCCAGTGACCATGGAATGTGCAGGGAACGGCCGGTCCCTCTTGGAACCGCGGCCGTTGAGTCAGCCGTGGGTCCTCGGCGCTGTGGGCACCGCGGAGTGGACAGGAACTCCCTTGGCACCCCTGCTGGAGGAGGCAGGTTTGGCGAGTGACGCCGTCGAGCTGGTCTTTACCGGCGCCGACGTCGGTGTCCAGGGCGGCGTCGAAGAGCCGTACGCACGCAGTCTTTCGATCGCAGAGGCAATGCATCCCGAGGTCATGCTTGTCTACGCCATGAACGGAAGTCCCCTGCCAATCCAGCACGGTTTCCCGCTCAGGCTGCTGGTGCCCGGATGGTATGGCATGGCGAGTGTGAAGTGGTTGACGTCGATCGAGGCTGTGACGTCGCGGTTCATGGGTTTCCAGCAGGCGGTCGCTTACCACTACTTGCAAGGGCCCGATGGGCCTGGGCTGCCCGTCACACACATCCGGGTTCGATCGCTGATGGTGCCTCCCGGGATTCCTGATTTCTTCACCCGGCGCCGCATTGTCGACTCCGGTCCGGTCATGCTGCACGGCCGCGCCTGGTCAGGCCACGGCGAGGTGGAACGGGTGGAGGTAGGGATCGACGGCGAGTGGATGCCCGCTCATGTGGACCCGCCCGTGGGTGATTTCGCGTGGAGGTCGTGGTCCATGGTGTGGGTCGCGAGTCCGGGCGAGCACGTGCTGCGCTGCCGGGCTATGGATACGTCCGGCGCGCTGCAGCCCACCGACCAAGTGTGGAATTACCAGGGCATCGGGAACAACATGGCACAACGGGTTGAGGTGACGGTTCGGTAG
- a CDS encoding RNA-binding S4 domain-containing protein, with translation MSIPSSSPANVRVDAWLWAIRAYKTRSAATAACRAGHIRINGNPVKASQSVIIGDTIRVRESGWERILEVRRLIAKRVGAEAASHCFTDHTPPRPVAPKLGLPQRDRGAGRPTKKDRRDMEKLRG, from the coding sequence ATGAGTATCCCGTCTTCCTCCCCAGCGAACGTCCGCGTCGACGCCTGGTTGTGGGCGATCCGCGCCTACAAAACCCGCTCCGCCGCCACGGCCGCCTGCCGTGCCGGACATATCCGCATCAATGGGAACCCTGTCAAAGCGTCGCAAAGCGTGATCATTGGCGACACCATCCGGGTCCGGGAATCAGGCTGGGAACGGATCCTCGAAGTCCGGCGCCTCATCGCCAAGCGCGTCGGAGCCGAAGCCGCCTCACACTGCTTCACCGACCACACTCCCCCGCGCCCAGTCGCTCCCAAACTCGGCCTTCCCCAGCGCGACCGCGGCGCCGGCCGTCCCACCAAGAAGGACCGCAGGGATATGGAGAAGCTTCGGGGGTAG
- a CDS encoding DUF6318 family protein, whose protein sequence is MPRLSSATFPLVLARTGAIAVGLALLLTGCQGGTTPSAPPSEPSSTTASPTTSASVPAASATPESPPTSAVYKPADAKGKAENVPVPVMPELARENSKAGLEAFIGYWYATLSYAYETGTTEKLVPLSSPTCALCTSLRQGIEAGWKDGKWIAGATIRSATVEATFDPSASTQIAAIQVIQEPIEIRDKDGSLYQDPTGATNSASRAAMTFDDQRWLLVDLGLIR, encoded by the coding sequence ATGCCACGCCTTTCGTCTGCCACTTTTCCGTTAGTCCTGGCCCGGACGGGAGCGATAGCAGTTGGACTGGCCCTGCTCCTCACGGGTTGCCAGGGCGGCACCACACCCAGCGCGCCACCCTCCGAACCGAGTTCGACGACGGCGTCGCCCACCACCAGCGCTTCGGTTCCGGCAGCTTCGGCTACTCCGGAAAGTCCGCCGACATCCGCCGTGTACAAACCCGCGGACGCCAAGGGGAAGGCCGAGAATGTGCCTGTTCCCGTGATGCCGGAGCTGGCGAGGGAGAACTCGAAGGCTGGGTTGGAGGCGTTTATTGGGTACTGGTACGCGACCTTGAGCTATGCCTACGAAACTGGGACAACTGAAAAGTTGGTGCCTCTTAGTAGTCCCACCTGCGCGCTATGCACTTCCCTCCGTCAAGGCATCGAGGCCGGCTGGAAAGACGGGAAGTGGATCGCCGGAGCCACCATCAGATCGGCGACGGTTGAAGCTACTTTTGATCCATCCGCGTCTACGCAGATCGCCGCCATTCAGGTTATCCAGGAACCAATCGAAATAAGGGATAAAGACGGGTCTCTGTATCAAGACCCGACCGGTGCAACGAACTCCGCGAGCCGTGCGGCGATGACGTTTGATGACCAGCGCTGGCTGCTCGTCGACCTTGGTCTGATTCGTTAG
- a CDS encoding PKD domain-containing protein: MPNFTRSIGVLVSAACLMVPLQCVPALGKEPRIDIGYVENGLELTGTQWTRDPVTGEFIPNVKGSPAATEDPNQYMADVHCRSGGTDTPDRGCLTMECPAKTPDGEEGTPVIWRQAPKSITNPTWTDYPAVSGPTCLYDAQPENVLANIAARILTDFQQLPVNPGTLEAQPFPHTLKGGPTNFYTTTAEQGFDVTILGQAVHLTATPANYTYTFGDGSTLGPTPVAGYSIPETDWLSNETRTSHTYTETGNYQATLTTSFTGTYSVNNGPPLPINGTLHITTPAKTIHVWKTERALVADTCQENPNSWGCPGANTD; this comes from the coding sequence ATGCCGAATTTCACTCGGAGCATCGGCGTTCTTGTGAGTGCTGCCTGCTTGATGGTCCCGCTTCAATGCGTTCCTGCCCTAGGTAAGGAGCCGAGAATTGACATCGGCTACGTCGAGAACGGGCTGGAACTTACAGGCACTCAGTGGACCAGGGACCCTGTCACTGGCGAGTTCATTCCCAACGTCAAAGGTTCGCCTGCCGCCACGGAGGATCCAAATCAGTACATGGCCGATGTTCACTGCCGGTCCGGCGGAACTGACACGCCGGACAGGGGCTGCCTCACCATGGAATGCCCCGCCAAGACACCAGACGGAGAAGAAGGCACACCCGTGATCTGGAGGCAGGCACCGAAGTCCATCACGAACCCGACATGGACAGACTACCCAGCCGTCAGCGGACCCACCTGTCTCTACGACGCCCAGCCCGAGAACGTCCTGGCCAACATCGCCGCCCGCATCCTGACCGACTTCCAACAACTACCCGTCAACCCAGGAACCCTTGAAGCCCAACCGTTCCCGCACACCCTCAAAGGCGGACCCACCAACTTCTACACCACCACCGCAGAACAAGGCTTCGACGTCACCATCCTCGGCCAAGCAGTCCACCTCACCGCAACACCGGCCAACTACACCTACACCTTCGGCGACGGCAGCACACTAGGACCCACCCCGGTGGCCGGCTACTCCATCCCCGAAACCGACTGGCTCAGCAACGAGACCCGCACCAGCCACACCTACACCGAAACCGGCAACTACCAGGCCACCCTCACCACCAGCTTCACCGGCACCTACTCCGTCAACAACGGCCCACCCCTACCCATCAACGGAACCCTCCACATCACCACACCAGCCAAAACCATCCACGTCTGGAAAACAGAAAGAGCACTCGTCGCCGACACCTGCCAGGAAAACCCCAACTCCTGGGGCTGCCCAGGCGCGAACACCGACTAA
- a CDS encoding DUF3817 domain-containing protein yields the protein MQPRTLFRTVAFAEAVTWTLLLIGLFLKYVTRTTDVGVSIAGGIHGFVFLCYAATAAFTWINQKWSTRTGLLAIGSAVIPYATIPMEKSLDRRGLLAGGWRLAAGGESPRGGFEKAQAWVLRNPILAVVVTLVAVGAVFSFLLFMGPPGTWFS from the coding sequence ATGCAGCCCCGCACTTTGTTCCGCACCGTTGCTTTTGCCGAGGCCGTGACTTGGACGCTGCTGCTGATCGGGTTGTTCCTTAAGTACGTCACACGCACAACCGACGTTGGCGTGAGCATCGCGGGCGGCATTCACGGCTTCGTCTTCCTTTGCTACGCAGCGACGGCCGCCTTCACCTGGATCAACCAGAAGTGGTCAACGCGTACAGGTCTTCTCGCCATCGGTTCAGCAGTAATCCCCTACGCCACCATCCCGATGGAGAAGTCGCTGGACCGCCGGGGCCTCCTTGCCGGCGGTTGGCGTTTGGCGGCCGGGGGAGAATCGCCGCGAGGTGGATTCGAGAAAGCCCAGGCTTGGGTTCTGCGGAACCCGATCCTCGCCGTTGTCGTTACGTTGGTGGCCGTGGGCGCAGTGTTCAGCTTCCTCTTGTTCATGGGCCCTCCGGGGACCTGGTTCTCCTAA
- a CDS encoding thermonuclease family protein, translating to MRKLAIAAATSVVLAATTWAVATAANADSGTVVRVIDGDTVVVSINNNDQTIRLLNINTPETKDPNKPTECLGPEAADHLKDVLPVGSKVRLEFDIERHDKYGRTLAGVFNASNQLVNAEIARRGLGVPMVVEPNRKFLPPVEEAFEEARTAKAGLFAEDIECTLPAQLTAATEAITAAQSAAPATTSTGAGASATGLATAIASAKTAKDLLSAARDTEHSILWAAYSATESAAKLSALTAVISKAESAHSQLKDQEKALAAAEKKAEEERVAAAARAEAEKKAAEEAAAAAKKAADEAAAAEQARAAAAAAEAERIRNLPVPAPYVPPAQQYVPPAPQNVAPPAQSNPYPGYTGPRCYAPGGKSWRPC from the coding sequence GTGCGGAAGCTAGCAATCGCTGCGGCCACATCCGTAGTGCTGGCCGCAACCACTTGGGCAGTCGCCACGGCTGCCAACGCTGACTCTGGAACAGTCGTCAGGGTCATCGACGGCGACACCGTGGTTGTATCGATCAACAACAACGACCAGACGATCCGCCTGTTGAACATCAACACTCCTGAAACCAAAGACCCAAACAAACCCACCGAATGTCTTGGCCCGGAGGCCGCGGACCATCTGAAGGACGTGCTTCCCGTGGGGAGCAAGGTTCGTTTGGAGTTCGACATTGAACGCCACGACAAATACGGCAGAACACTGGCTGGAGTCTTCAACGCCAGCAATCAATTGGTGAACGCAGAAATCGCACGACGAGGCCTCGGGGTTCCCATGGTGGTGGAGCCGAACCGCAAGTTCCTTCCGCCTGTTGAGGAAGCCTTCGAGGAAGCGCGTACGGCGAAGGCTGGCCTGTTCGCAGAAGACATCGAATGCACACTCCCCGCACAACTGACAGCTGCCACGGAAGCAATAACGGCAGCCCAAAGCGCGGCGCCAGCCACGACGTCGACGGGTGCGGGAGCATCGGCCACTGGGCTTGCGACTGCCATCGCTTCTGCGAAGACAGCCAAAGACCTTCTGTCCGCTGCCAGGGACACCGAGCACTCGATTCTTTGGGCGGCGTACTCAGCCACCGAATCAGCAGCCAAGTTGTCTGCCTTAACAGCAGTGATATCCAAGGCCGAATCTGCCCACAGCCAGCTCAAGGACCAAGAGAAAGCATTGGCCGCAGCGGAGAAGAAGGCGGAGGAGGAACGAGTGGCTGCTGCTGCGCGTGCAGAGGCTGAAAAGAAGGCTGCCGAGGAAGCCGCGGCAGCTGCAAAGAAGGCTGCAGACGAGGCCGCAGCAGCAGAGCAGGCTCGAGCAGCCGCGGCGGCCGCCGAGGCTGAACGGATTCGGAACCTCCCTGTGCCGGCACCCTATGTGCCGCCGGCCCAGCAGTACGTTCCGCCGGCCCCACAAAATGTGGCCCCACCGGCCCAGTCGAACCCCTACCCCGGGTATACGGGTCCCCGCTGCTATGCTCCCGGCGGCAAGTCCTGGCGTCCCTGCTGA
- a CDS encoding class I SAM-dependent DNA methyltransferase has product MITGEIKSQVDKVWNTFWSGGISNPLEVIEQITYLLFLKRLDENHTRAEAQANLLGEPIENAVFPQGVDPQGRPYSDLRWSKFRDFGQTEMFTVFQQSIFPFLRTELTKQSNGEDSTYSHHMKDAQFKIPNAGVLKQVVDVIDSINMEGRDTKGDLYEYMLSKLASAGTNGQFRTPRHIIDLMVAMTAPQPLEAICDPAAGTCGFLVQAGEYLRKNNSNLLTNDETSKFFHHEQFHGFDFDSTMLRIGSMNMLLHGVENPDVSYRDSLADLHSIEEEKYNVILANPPFAGSLDYENVSKELLNVVKTKKTELLFLALFIKLLKPGGRAAVIVPDGVLFGSTGAHKSLRKTLVEGHKLDAVVKLPSGVFKPYAGVSTAMLFFTKTNSGGTDNVWFYDVKSDGFSLDDKRTPLASSDLEDVLLRWNQRTTAELERARTEQSFCVPLSEIVANDYDLSLNRYKEIEYEEVVHAAPEEILAALDGLEAEISAGMNELRELLK; this is encoded by the coding sequence GTGATCACAGGTGAAATCAAGTCCCAAGTAGACAAAGTCTGGAATACGTTCTGGAGCGGCGGTATCTCCAATCCTCTGGAAGTCATCGAACAGATCACCTACCTCCTGTTCCTCAAGCGCCTCGACGAGAACCACACACGGGCAGAGGCACAGGCCAACCTCTTGGGCGAGCCGATTGAGAACGCGGTGTTTCCCCAGGGCGTTGATCCTCAGGGCCGCCCCTACTCGGACCTCCGCTGGTCGAAGTTCAGGGACTTCGGCCAAACAGAGATGTTTACGGTCTTCCAGCAGAGCATCTTCCCGTTCCTCCGCACTGAACTGACCAAGCAGTCCAACGGTGAAGATTCCACCTACAGCCACCACATGAAGGATGCGCAGTTCAAGATCCCGAACGCGGGTGTCTTGAAGCAGGTGGTGGATGTCATCGACTCCATCAACATGGAGGGTCGCGACACCAAGGGCGATCTCTACGAGTACATGCTCTCGAAACTGGCATCGGCGGGTACCAACGGACAGTTCCGAACCCCGCGGCACATCATCGACCTCATGGTCGCGATGACAGCACCCCAGCCACTCGAAGCGATCTGTGACCCAGCCGCTGGCACCTGCGGCTTCCTGGTTCAGGCCGGCGAATACCTCCGTAAGAACAACAGCAATCTCCTCACCAATGACGAGACGAGCAAGTTCTTCCATCACGAGCAGTTCCACGGCTTCGACTTCGACTCCACCATGCTTCGCATCGGTTCCATGAACATGCTCCTCCATGGGGTCGAGAACCCGGACGTCTCCTACCGCGATTCACTTGCCGACCTGCACTCCATCGAGGAAGAAAAGTACAACGTCATCCTCGCCAATCCGCCATTCGCCGGCAGCTTGGACTACGAGAATGTGTCGAAGGAGCTGCTGAACGTCGTCAAGACGAAGAAGACCGAACTCCTCTTCCTGGCACTGTTCATCAAGCTTCTCAAGCCAGGTGGGCGAGCGGCCGTCATCGTTCCCGACGGCGTCCTCTTCGGCTCCACCGGCGCACACAAGTCCCTCCGCAAGACACTGGTCGAGGGTCACAAGCTCGACGCCGTCGTCAAACTCCCGTCCGGCGTCTTCAAGCCCTACGCCGGTGTCTCCACCGCTATGCTCTTTTTCACGAAGACCAACTCCGGCGGCACGGACAACGTCTGGTTCTACGACGTAAAGTCCGACGGCTTCAGCCTCGACGATAAGCGCACGCCACTCGCGTCTTCCGACCTCGAGGACGTCCTCTTGCGTTGGAATCAGCGCACGACGGCGGAACTTGAGCGGGCGCGCACGGAACAGTCTTTCTGTGTTCCGCTTTCAGAGATCGTGGCGAACGACTACGACCTCTCGCTCAACCGGTACAAGGAGATCGAGTACGAAGAGGTCGTACACGCGGCACCTGAGGAAATCCTGGCAGCGCTTGACGGCCTCGAGGCTGAGATCAGCGCGGGCATGAACGAGCTGCGGGAGCTGCTGAAGTGA
- a CDS encoding restriction endonuclease subunit S yields MPLVKVARVVSGGTPKTAVAEYWGGDIPWATPKDLSSLKAVEIHSTPRGLTPAGLKASSAEVLPTNSVLFSSRAPIGLLAINSVPMATNQGFKSFVPDPTQLEARYLYRWLEYNRKWLQSLGVGATFKEVSKATVSRIELPLPSVAEQRRIAAILDKTDELRAKRRKAIAHLDALNQSIFHSMFEKTQHQTSSIELADAVAPGTIVTYGIVQAGEEFPGGVPYIRTGDLSDGRIASEKLRRTDPVIASKFERSRVSADDIVMSIRATVGTVAQVPPALDGANLTQGTARIAPGPDMTSSYLLEYLRAEPTQRWIQRNVKGATFKEITLERLRRLPVTTPPLELQQTFATRIAAVERLKETHRKHLAELDALFASLQSRAFKGEL; encoded by the coding sequence GTGCCACTCGTCAAGGTCGCTCGTGTCGTCTCTGGCGGGACGCCAAAGACTGCCGTCGCAGAGTACTGGGGCGGGGACATTCCATGGGCAACACCAAAGGACCTAAGCAGCCTCAAGGCTGTAGAAATCCACTCAACTCCCCGGGGACTGACCCCGGCGGGTTTGAAGGCTAGCAGCGCCGAGGTTCTACCCACTAATTCTGTTTTGTTCAGTTCCCGTGCGCCAATCGGGCTGTTAGCCATCAACAGCGTTCCCATGGCAACAAACCAAGGGTTCAAAAGCTTTGTTCCCGATCCAACCCAGCTTGAGGCCCGGTATCTCTACCGCTGGCTCGAATACAACCGGAAATGGCTACAAAGTCTTGGTGTTGGTGCGACGTTCAAGGAGGTTTCAAAAGCCACCGTTTCACGGATAGAACTTCCTCTGCCATCTGTAGCGGAGCAGCGGCGGATTGCGGCGATTTTGGACAAGACCGACGAGCTCCGCGCCAAGCGCCGCAAAGCCATCGCCCACCTCGACGCGCTCAACCAGTCGATCTTCCATTCCATGTTTGAGAAAACCCAACATCAGACGTCGTCCATTGAACTTGCCGACGCAGTCGCGCCGGGAACAATCGTGACATACGGAATTGTTCAAGCGGGTGAGGAATTTCCCGGGGGCGTACCTTACATTCGGACGGGCGATTTGTCCGATGGGCGGATTGCAAGTGAGAAACTTCGGCGAACGGATCCAGTCATTGCTTCCAAGTTTGAGCGTTCAAGAGTCTCCGCTGACGACATCGTAATGAGCATTCGGGCAACCGTTGGCACGGTCGCCCAGGTACCACCTGCCTTGGATGGCGCCAATCTAACTCAGGGCACGGCGAGAATCGCCCCCGGGCCGGACATGACCAGCTCCTATCTGCTGGAGTACCTACGTGCAGAACCCACCCAGCGTTGGATACAAAGAAACGTCAAGGGCGCTACGTTCAAAGAGATCACCTTGGAAAGGCTGCGTCGACTCCCCGTCACCACGCCCCCACTCGAACTGCAGCAGACCTTCGCAACCCGAATTGCCGCCGTCGAGCGCTTGAAGGAGACCCACCGCAAGCACTTAGCGGAATTGGACGCGCTCTTTGCTTCGCTCCAGAGCCGCGCGTTCAAGGGCGAACTCTAG
- a CDS encoding helix-turn-helix domain-containing protein → MRTVREAGPLVRELREERAWSQAELARRASVSRTFVIDLEAGKASVETSKFMDVFQALGFEIAIRDNETGAVRW, encoded by the coding sequence TTGCGCACAGTCCGCGAGGCTGGACCCCTTGTACGTGAGCTGCGTGAAGAGCGAGCGTGGTCCCAAGCAGAGTTGGCCCGACGAGCCAGCGTCTCGCGCACCTTTGTCATCGATCTTGAAGCCGGTAAAGCGTCGGTGGAGACGTCGAAATTCATGGACGTTTTCCAGGCCCTCGGTTTCGAGATCGCCATACGCGACAACGAAACGGGCGCGGTACGTTGGTGA
- a CDS encoding HipA domain-containing protein, with translation MSTRALDVFMDGTLCGRVEQSPSGNLTFRYDPGYQAAQNATPLSLSMPLAATLHKKRTVLPFLQGLLPDSEGALQTIARRFRVSPSNPFAILEHIGADVAGALQFMAPGTGSSDSALSRTAVQPVSDADVAEMLDHVVTEYKDGTPYDDSAGRFSLAGAQPKIALHQLPNGEWAVPEDATPTTHILKPAAGSFSRLDVVEQLTMRAAAFLGLEVAKSELSRIGDWDVFVTRRYDRQEVDGAWHRIHQEDFCQALSVSPAKKYQHRDGGPGASDMAALVRSFPFEADRREAGDGLYRAFVFNTVAGCTDAHAKNYSVLLNGNRAQLSPLYDLATYAPYWDENSSIDLAMSVKGEYRLQKISKQMLISTSTQFGVDAEAAREIVEHYCGGIVEAFEAASEELKSQLGSLPKIADDTIAKIRLLPLVEVTSPK, from the coding sequence GTGAGTACCCGCGCTCTTGATGTCTTTATGGACGGGACGCTCTGCGGCCGCGTTGAACAGTCACCCTCCGGAAATCTGACATTCCGCTACGATCCCGGATACCAGGCCGCACAGAACGCGACACCGCTTTCGCTGTCCATGCCTCTGGCAGCCACTCTGCACAAGAAGCGCACTGTGCTCCCCTTCCTGCAAGGCCTCCTACCCGACAGTGAAGGTGCCCTCCAGACGATCGCCCGGCGGTTCCGGGTGTCCCCCTCGAACCCCTTCGCAATCCTCGAACATATTGGGGCCGACGTCGCGGGTGCGCTGCAATTCATGGCGCCCGGCACCGGTTCCTCAGATAGCGCCCTCTCAAGAACAGCTGTGCAGCCGGTCTCGGACGCCGACGTGGCGGAAATGCTGGATCATGTGGTGACGGAATACAAGGACGGCACGCCCTACGATGACTCAGCAGGACGTTTTAGCCTTGCTGGGGCACAGCCGAAAATTGCCCTGCATCAACTTCCGAACGGCGAGTGGGCCGTACCCGAAGACGCCACTCCCACTACGCACATCCTTAAACCGGCAGCAGGCAGCTTCAGTCGTCTGGATGTGGTGGAACAACTGACCATGAGGGCAGCAGCTTTCCTGGGGCTCGAGGTGGCGAAGTCCGAACTCAGCCGCATTGGCGACTGGGACGTTTTTGTGACACGTCGCTATGACCGTCAGGAAGTGGATGGAGCGTGGCACCGCATCCATCAAGAAGACTTTTGCCAGGCGTTGAGCGTTTCTCCAGCCAAGAAGTACCAGCACCGTGATGGCGGGCCGGGAGCGAGCGATATGGCCGCCCTTGTTCGATCATTTCCTTTTGAAGCAGACCGTCGGGAAGCAGGAGATGGACTGTACAGGGCCTTCGTTTTCAACACCGTGGCAGGCTGCACCGACGCGCACGCCAAAAACTACTCCGTACTCCTCAACGGCAACAGGGCCCAGCTGTCTCCGCTTTATGACCTCGCCACCTATGCCCCCTATTGGGATGAGAACTCAAGCATCGACTTGGCCATGAGTGTGAAAGGCGAGTACAGACTTCAGAAAATCAGTAAGCAGATGTTGATCTCCACAAGCACGCAATTTGGCGTTGATGCAGAAGCTGCCAGAGAAATAGTTGAACACTATTGTGGGGGCATCGTAGAAGCATTTGAAGCTGCCAGTGAAGAGCTGAAATCCCAGCTGGGATCCCTCCCGAAAATCGCCGACGACACCATTGCGAAAATACGATTGCTGCCACTGGTCGAGGTCACCAGCCCGAAATAA